The Triticum urartu cultivar G1812 unplaced genomic scaffold, Tu2.1 TuUngrouped_contig_656, whole genome shotgun sequence genome window below encodes:
- the LOC125530784 gene encoding kinesin-like protein KIN-13B, whose translation MNAGGRRRYTSEQLLFDVPANAATAGGAGRWTQRGGLRRGDGEIFVSVDPATPARLRGGDAAAGESPGQKHQLSPGLLDLHAFDTELIPDFQVQGMYDGAEKFGYANGEGFDDSDMSFGTDKKMSKSAVFAESNYLKAFPEKEKAAPVAKIKVVVRKRPLNKKEISKKEEDIIDIEQNSLTVHETKLKVDLTEYVEKHGFVFDAVLDEDVSNDEVYRETVEPVVPAIFNRTKATCFAYGQTGSGKTYTMRPLPLKASQDILRLMHHTYRNQGFQLFFSFFEIYGGKLYDLLNERSKLCMREDGKQKVCIVGLQEYRVSDLETIKELIERGNATRSTGTTGANEESSRSHAILQLAIKRRVDGNESKPPRLAGKLSFIDLAGSERGADTNENDKQTRIEGAEINKSLLALKECIRALDNDQNHIPFRGSKLTEVLRDSFIGDSRTVMISCISPSSGSCEHTLNTLRYADRVKSLSKGSNSKKDVPLAAAPLRESSPSPLASVVPSFSAAEVMNDITERGKFGWPKQQYAKEQPSPSFVDRMPKGREDTEFSSANSGYFNEQRSRGIAAAGIAVVPDTMYQQGRQHARKGRDPALENNMRNSVAYPIRRAVPDEDDHLNDLLQEEEDLVSAHRKQVEETLDIIKEEMNLLDEADQPGNQLDDYVTRLSGILSQKAAGIVDLQDRLAQFQRRLNENSVLLYSECP comes from the exons ATGAACGCGGGCGGGCGCCGGCGCTACACCTCGGAGCAGCTCCTCTTCGACGTCCCCGCCAATGCCGCAACGGCGGGCGGTGCCGGCAGGTGGACCCAG CGCGGCGGGTTGCGCCGCGGGGACGGGGAGATCTTCGTGTCGGTGGACCCGGCGACGCCGGCACGGCTGCGCGGAGGGGACGCGGCGGCTGGGGAGTCTCCGGGGCAGAAGCACCAGCTCAGCCCCGGGCTGCTCGACCTCCACGCCTTTGATACCGAGCTTATCCCCGAT TTTCAAGTACAAGGAATGTATGATGGTGCTGAAAAGTTTGGTTATGCCAATGGAGAAGGCTTTGATGATTCGGATATGAGCTTTGGTACAGACAAGAAGATGAGCAAGTCCGCTGTTTTTGCTGAAAGTAACTACCTCAAGGCCTTCCCTGAGAAAGAGAAGGCAGCCCCTGTTGCTAAAATCAAAGTGGTG GTGCGCAAAAGACCTCTGAACAAGAAGGAGATATCAAAGAAAGAAGAAGATATCATAGACATTGAACAAAATTCTTTGACTGTCCATGAGACTAAACTTAAG GTTGACCTCACTGAGTATGTCGAAAAGCATGGATTTGTGTTCGACGCTGTTTTGGATGAGGACGTTTCAAATGATGAG GTTTATCGTGAAACAGTGGAACCAGTGGTTCCTGCTATTTTTAATCGTACAAaggcaacttgttttgcatatgGACAAACCG GTAGTGGAAAAACCTACACCATGAGACCACTTCCTCTAAAGGCCTCCCAAGACATTTTGAGATTAATGCACCATACATATCGTAATCAGGGGTTTCAGTTATTTTTTAGTTTCTTTGAGATCTATGGAGGGAAATTATATGATCTGCTTAATGAAAGGAG TAAACTTTGCATGAGAGAAGATggaaaacagaaagtttgcatTGTTGGTTTACAAGAGTACAGGGTGTCTGATCTTGAAACTATCAAGGAGTTGATTGAGAGAGGTAATGCCACCAGAAGTACTGGTACAACTGGTGCAAACGAGGAGTCATCACGATCTCATGCCATTCTTCAGCTTGCTATCAAACGGCGTGTTGATGGCAATGAGTCTAAACCACCCAGATTGGCCGGCAAGTTGTCGTTTATTGACCTGGCTGGCAGTGAGCGTGGTGCTGATACAAATGAAAATGATAAACAAACAAG AATTGAGGGCGCTGAGATCAATAAAAGTTTACTTGCTTTAAAGGAATGCATCAGAGCACTTGATAATGATCAGAATCATATTCCCTTCCGTGGTAGCAAGTTGACTGAAGTTTTACGAGATTCATTCATTGGAGACTCACGCACTGTCATGATTTCATGCATTTCCCCTAGTTCTGGCTCTTGTGAACATACACTGAACACATTGAGATATGCTGATAG AGTGAAGAGTCTGTCAAAAGGAAGTAACAGCAAGAAAGATGTGCCTTTGGCCGCTGCACCTTTACGAGAGTCGAGTCCTTCACCATTGGCTTCGGTTGTACCCTCTTTCTCTGCAGCTGAGGTAATGAATGATATCACTGAAAGGGGTAAGTTTGGTTGGCCCAAGCAGCAGTATGCCAAAGAACAGCCATCACCATCGTTTGTGGATAGAATGCCCAAGGGTAGGGAAGACACTGAGTTCAGTTCGGCGAATAGTGGTTATTTCAATGAACAAAGAAGCAGAGGCATTGCGGCAGCAGGTATAGCCGTGGTACCAGATACAATGTACCAGCAAGGAAGGCAACATGCACGGAAGGGTAGAGATCCAGCTTTGGAGAATAATATGAGAAATTCTGTTGCTTACCCAATTAGAAGGGCTGTGCCAGACGAAGATGACCATCTGAATGACCTCCTTCAG GAAGAGGAAGATTTAGTGAGTGCTCACAGAAAGCAGGTGGAAGAGACCCTGGATATCATTAAAGAG GAGATGAACTTACTAGATGAAGCAGATCAGCCTGGCAACCAACTGGACGACTACGTTACAAGACTAAGCGGTATCCTCTCACAGAAAGCTGCTGGAATTGTGGATTTACAGGATCGTCTGGCACAGTTCCAGAGGCGCTTAAACGAGAATAGCGTGCTGCTATATTCCGAGTGCCCTTGA